In Cervus elaphus chromosome 16, mCerEla1.1, whole genome shotgun sequence, a single window of DNA contains:
- the LOC122710022 gene encoding LOW QUALITY PROTEIN: olfactory receptor 13C4-like (The sequence of the model RefSeq protein was modified relative to this genomic sequence to represent the inferred CDS: inserted 2 bases in 1 codon; substituted 2 bases at 2 genomic stop codons), whose amino-acid sequence MSIQEICYICYLAVKIFYVGTXFXHLESXDMDGINKTFVNEFILLGLSGYPKLEIIFFAVILVMYLVILIGNSVLIIAGIFDSRLHTPMYFFLGNLSFLDICYTASSVPSTLVSLISKKRNISFSGCAVQMFLGFAMGSTECFLLGMMAFDRYVAICNPLRYPVIMSRVVCVLMASVSWLSGGINSIVQTSLAMRLPFCGNNIINHFLCEILAVLKLACADISLNIVTLAVSNMAFLVLPLLVIFFSYMLILYNILRMNSATGRRKAFSTCSAHLTVVIIFYGTIFFMYAKPKSQDLLGQDNLQAREGLVSMFYGVVTPMLNPIIYSLRNKDVKAAVKYLLNQKSVNQLRPK is encoded by the exons ATGTCTATTCAAGaaatttgttatatttgttacttggcagtgaaaatattttatgttggtAC TTTCTGACATCTTGAAAGCTAGGACATGGATGGAATAAATAAGACATTTGTGAATGAATTCATTCTTCTGGGACTCTCTGGTTACCCAAAACttgagattattttctttgctgtaaTTCTAGTTATGTATCTAGTGATTCTAATTGGCAACAGTGTTCTGATCATAGCAGGCATATTTGATTCTCGTcttcacacccccatgtacttctttctgGGAAACCTTTCTTTTCTGGATATCTGCTATACGGCCTCCTCTGTTCCCTCAACTTTGGTGAGCTTAATTtcaaaaaaaaggaacatttccttctctggatgtGCAGTGCAGATGTTCTTAGGATTTGCAATGGGGTCAACAGAGTGTTTCCTTCTTGGCATGATGGCttttgaccgctatgtggccatctgtaaccCTCTGAGATACCCTGTCATCATGAGCAGGGTGGTGTGTGTCCTGATGGCTTCTGTGTCATGGCTCTCTGGTGGAATCAACTCAATTGTGCAAACATCTCTTGCCATGCGATTGCCTTTCTGTGGTAATAATATTATCAATCATTTCTTATGTGAAATACTGGCTGTTCTCAAGCTAGCTTGTGCTGATATATCCCTCAATATTGTTACTTTAGCAGTGTCAAATATGGCTTTCTTGGTTCTACCCCTTCTggtcatttttttctcctatatGCTTATCCTCTATAACATCTTGAGAATGAACTCAGCCACAGGGAGACGCAAGGCCTTTTCTACCTGCTCAGCACATCTGACTGTGGTGATCATATTTTATGGTACCATCTTCTTCATGTATGCCAAACCCAAGTCTCAGGACCTCCTTGGACAAGATAATTTGCAAGCTAGAGAAGGGCTTGTTTCCATGTTTTATGGGGTGGTGACCCCAATGCTAAATCCTATAATCTATAGCTTGAGAAACAAGGATGTAAAAGCTGCTgtgaaatatttactgaatcagAAATCTGTTAACCAATTAAGACCAAAGTGA